The Aeromicrobium senzhongii genome includes a window with the following:
- a CDS encoding nuclear transport factor 2 family protein yields MKAFRDLVESSIATGSLVGVDSLLADDVVFRSPVAFKPYPGKAITTAILNGVSRVFEDFRYVSSIEEDNRSALVFEATVDGVTVNGCDFITTNEDGLISEFTVMVRPMSGAKALMDAMAAQFPQIQADAVAYMEAQQ; encoded by the coding sequence ATGAAGGCCTTCCGAGATCTCGTCGAGAGCAGCATCGCCACCGGATCGCTCGTCGGCGTCGACAGCCTGCTGGCCGACGACGTCGTGTTCCGCAGCCCCGTCGCGTTCAAGCCCTACCCGGGCAAGGCGATCACCACGGCCATCCTCAACGGCGTCTCGCGGGTGTTCGAGGACTTCCGCTACGTCAGCTCGATCGAGGAGGACAACCGCAGCGCACTCGTCTTCGAGGCGACGGTCGACGGCGTCACCGTCAACGGCTGCGACTTCATCACGACGAACGAGGACGGGCTGATCAGCGAGTTCACCGTCATGGTCCGGCCGATGTCCGGCGCCAAGGCGCTGATGGACGCGATGGCGGCCCAGTTCCCGCAGATCCAGGCCGACGCGGTGGCGTACATGGAGGCCCAGCAGTGA
- a CDS encoding SCO4848 family membrane protein, with protein MIGKFAAWLLIAAGVFNVVIWPRFFKAIVDDDRAWGGAEKWQDPQGFFWVHLVLIVTAMTLGIIVLVIGIRALRGQ; from the coding sequence GTGATCGGAAAGTTCGCTGCATGGCTGCTCATCGCGGCCGGAGTCTTTAACGTCGTCATCTGGCCGCGCTTCTTCAAGGCGATCGTCGACGACGACCGCGCCTGGGGCGGCGCCGAGAAGTGGCAGGATCCCCAGGGGTTCTTCTGGGTGCACCTGGTCCTGATCGTCACGGCCATGACGCTGGGCATCATCGTGCTGGTCATCGGGATCCGGGCCCTTCGAGGGCAGTGA
- a CDS encoding DUF1697 domain-containing protein: MTKRVVLLRAVNVGGARLPMAQLREVAERLGARDVSTFIASGNLLCDVDDHEEFDRALEQALQERFGFFREAISRSPEELREALAAHPFEIDTETKANHVYFLLRPPAPEQVEALLAKGLPDALAVIGRDLHIRYAEGVANTKLTPAFILKTLGSHGTGRNLNTVEKLTELAHE, translated from the coding sequence ATGACGAAGCGCGTCGTGTTGTTGCGAGCGGTGAACGTCGGCGGCGCGAGGCTGCCGATGGCGCAGCTGCGTGAGGTCGCGGAACGGTTGGGCGCGCGCGACGTCTCCACCTTCATCGCGTCGGGGAACCTGCTGTGCGACGTCGATGATCACGAGGAGTTCGACCGGGCTCTGGAGCAGGCGCTCCAGGAACGGTTCGGCTTCTTCCGTGAGGCGATCAGCCGATCGCCGGAGGAGCTGCGCGAGGCGCTCGCCGCCCACCCGTTCGAGATCGACACCGAGACGAAGGCCAACCACGTCTACTTCCTGCTGCGACCTCCCGCGCCCGAGCAGGTCGAGGCGCTGCTCGCGAAAGGGCTTCCGGACGCGCTCGCCGTCATCGGACGCGACCTGCACATCCGCTACGCCGAGGGCGTCGCGAACACCAAGCTGACACCGGCGTTCATCCTCAAGACCCTGGGCAGTCACGGCACCGGACGTAACCTCAACACTGTGGAGAAGTTGACCGAACTCGCCCATGAGTGA
- a CDS encoding NADPH-dependent 2,4-dienoyl-CoA reductase has translation MTEYPHLLSPLDLGFTTLRNRVVMGSMHTGLEDHAKDIPKLAAYFAERAKGGVALSITGGFAPSWRGWLLPFGSEMSRKRHADKHRLVTDAVHEHDGKIALQVLHAGRYGYSPFKKGVSSTKSPITPFKVSPMSTREVDRTVTDFAKSAALAQRAGYDGVEIMGSEGYLINQFLTARTNTRTDAWGGSAEKRMRFPIEIVRRTRELVGEDFIVQYRISLLDLVDNAQTWEETVTLAKALEAEGVTIFNTGIGWHEARIPTIVTSVPRGAFTWVTAKLKSEVSVPVVASNRINTPELAEQILASGEADLISMARPLLADPDFVNKAAENRSDEIITCIACNQACLDHTFKNQRASCMLNPRAGHETELILLPTRTSKRIAVVGAGPAGLAAAVELAGRGHEVELFEALPEIGGQFRLAMQIPGKEDFAETVRYYSVMLDRRGVKVHLNRSASVEDLSAFDEVVLATGVEPRVPSIPGIDHPSVVTYQQLIRDRVPAGERVAVLGAGGIGYDISEYLLHDPDESLEHWMQRWGVTDPEVERGGLATKVKAPPRRAVTLLQRKATTFGKGLGKTTGWVHRTTLKDSGVEFVGGVRYDRIDDAGLHVTIGADGDSPESRVIAADTIVLCTGQESVRDLVEPLEAAGVSVHVIGGADVAAELDAKRAIKQATELAARL, from the coding sequence GTGACCGAGTACCCGCACCTGCTCAGTCCCCTGGACCTGGGCTTCACGACGCTGCGCAACCGCGTCGTCATGGGTTCGATGCACACCGGCCTGGAGGACCACGCCAAGGACATCCCGAAGCTGGCCGCCTACTTCGCCGAGCGCGCCAAGGGCGGCGTCGCCCTGTCGATCACCGGTGGGTTCGCGCCCAGCTGGCGCGGCTGGCTGCTGCCGTTCGGCTCGGAGATGTCGCGCAAGCGCCACGCCGACAAGCACCGCCTCGTCACCGACGCCGTGCACGAGCACGACGGCAAGATCGCCCTGCAGGTGCTGCACGCGGGCCGCTACGGCTACTCGCCGTTCAAGAAGGGCGTCTCGTCGACCAAGTCGCCGATCACGCCGTTCAAGGTCTCGCCGATGTCGACGCGCGAGGTCGACCGCACCGTCACCGACTTCGCGAAGTCCGCCGCGCTGGCCCAGCGCGCCGGCTACGACGGCGTCGAGATCATGGGCTCCGAGGGCTATCTGATCAACCAGTTCCTCACCGCGCGCACGAACACCCGCACCGACGCGTGGGGCGGCTCGGCCGAGAAGCGCATGCGCTTCCCCATCGAGATCGTCCGGCGCACCCGCGAGCTGGTGGGCGAGGACTTCATCGTCCAGTACCGGATCAGCCTGCTCGACCTCGTCGACAACGCCCAGACCTGGGAGGAGACGGTCACCCTCGCGAAGGCGCTGGAGGCCGAGGGCGTCACGATCTTCAACACCGGCATCGGCTGGCACGAGGCCCGCATCCCGACCATCGTCACGAGCGTGCCGCGCGGCGCGTTCACCTGGGTCACGGCCAAGCTCAAGTCCGAGGTCTCGGTCCCGGTGGTCGCGTCCAACCGGATCAACACGCCCGAGTTGGCCGAGCAGATCCTCGCCAGCGGCGAGGCCGACCTGATCTCGATGGCGCGGCCGCTGCTGGCCGATCCCGACTTCGTCAACAAGGCGGCCGAGAACCGCTCCGACGAGATCATCACGTGCATCGCCTGCAACCAGGCGTGCCTGGACCACACGTTCAAGAACCAGCGCGCCAGCTGCATGCTGAACCCGCGCGCCGGTCACGAGACCGAGCTGATCCTGCTGCCGACGCGCACCTCGAAGCGGATCGCCGTCGTCGGTGCCGGCCCGGCCGGGCTGGCCGCCGCCGTCGAGCTGGCGGGGCGCGGCCACGAGGTCGAGCTCTTCGAGGCACTGCCCGAGATCGGTGGCCAGTTCCGCCTGGCGATGCAGATCCCCGGCAAGGAGGACTTCGCCGAGACCGTCCGGTACTACTCGGTGATGCTCGATCGTCGCGGCGTGAAGGTGCACCTGAACCGCTCGGCCTCCGTCGAGGATCTGAGCGCCTTCGACGAGGTCGTGCTGGCGACGGGCGTCGAGCCGCGCGTCCCCTCGATCCCGGGCATCGACCATCCCTCGGTCGTGACCTACCAGCAGCTGATCCGCGACCGGGTCCCCGCCGGTGAGCGCGTGGCCGTGCTGGGCGCCGGCGGCATCGGCTACGACATCTCCGAGTACCTGCTTCACGATCCGGACGAGAGCCTCGAGCACTGGATGCAGCGCTGGGGCGTCACCGATCCCGAGGTCGAGCGCGGCGGCCTGGCCACGAAGGTCAAGGCGCCGCCGCGACGCGCGGTCACGCTGCTGCAGCGCAAGGCCACGACGTTCGGCAAGGGCCTGGGCAAGACCACCGGCTGGGTGCACCGCACGACCCTCAAGGACTCGGGCGTCGAGTTCGTCGGCGGTGTCCGGTACGACCGCATCGACGACGCCGGGCTGCACGTGACCATCGGCGCCGACGGCGACTCCCCCGAGTCGCGCGTCATCGCGGCCGACACGATCGTGCTCTGCACCGGCCAGGAGTCCGTGCGCGACCTCGTCGAGCCGCTCGAGGCCGCCGGCGTCTCGGTCCACGTCATCGGCGGCGCCGACGTCGCCGCCGAGCTCGACGCGAAGCGGGCCATCAAGCAGGCGACCGAGCTGGCTGCTCGGCTGTAG